A part of Winslowiella toletana genomic DNA contains:
- a CDS encoding DUF1177 domain-containing protein produces MSLQQTLQVFELMDHARVSGQDIVDLFAGYAGVKATTHRVDGEKGGTDFVRIEIHGTDGKLNGGSAATLGIIGRLGGIGARPTRIGLVSDADGAVAAVASALKLAEMQRKGDPLAGDVIITTHICPDAPTRPHEPVDFMDSPIDDLSMSSNEAIAEADAILSIDTTKGNRILNHKGYALSPTVKEGYILRVSEDLLRIMEMTSGQPAVTFPITTQDITPYGNGIYHLNSILQPSTATDVPVVGVAICAESVVPGCGTGASHEVDIALTAKFAVEVAKEFGRGTCQFYDAEEYARLVAMYGSLGHLRARK; encoded by the coding sequence AGTTTGCAACAAACTTTGCAGGTTTTTGAGTTAATGGACCACGCCAGGGTCAGTGGTCAGGATATCGTTGATCTGTTTGCCGGTTATGCTGGTGTGAAAGCCACCACCCATCGCGTGGATGGCGAGAAAGGCGGCACCGATTTCGTGCGTATCGAAATCCACGGCACCGATGGCAAACTGAATGGCGGTAGCGCGGCTACCCTCGGTATTATTGGTCGTCTCGGCGGTATCGGTGCGCGTCCGACGCGTATTGGTCTGGTTTCCGATGCGGATGGCGCTGTCGCGGCGGTGGCCAGCGCCCTGAAGCTGGCTGAGATGCAGCGCAAAGGCGATCCGCTGGCAGGCGATGTGATTATCACTACCCATATCTGCCCGGATGCGCCAACCCGCCCGCATGAGCCGGTCGATTTTATGGACTCGCCAATCGACGACCTGTCGATGAGCAGCAATGAAGCGATCGCTGAGGCAGATGCTATTCTTTCCATTGATACCACCAAGGGAAATCGCATTCTTAATCACAAAGGTTATGCGCTGTCACCGACGGTGAAAGAGGGCTATATCCTGCGCGTTTCAGAAGACCTGCTGCGCATTATGGAGATGACCAGCGGCCAGCCGGCAGTGACATTCCCGATTACCACCCAGGACATCACGCCATACGGTAACGGTATCTATCACCTGAACAGTATCTTACAGCCGTCAACGGCGACCGATGTACCGGTGGTGGGCGTGGCGATCTGTGCTGAGTCAGTGGTGCCAGGTTGTGGTACCGGCGCAAGCCATGAAGTGGATATTGCGCTGACGGCGAAATTCGCGGTAGAAGTGGCGAAAGAGTTTGGCCGCGGCACCTGCCAGTTCTATGACGCTGAAGAGTATGCACGCCTGGTCGCGATGTACGGCTCTCTGGGCCATCTGCGCGCGCGGAAATAA
- a CDS encoding AroM family protein, protein MKQTLVTLTIGQSPRSDILPLLLEHMPEQQIAHAGLLDGLTAAEVEQQFAPQADEKVLVSRLQDGSQARLSAAKVEIALQNKILALEEQGYDIILLLCTGEFGQLRANNALLLEPDRIIPPLIKSIVDSHQVGIVVPVQEQIREQASKWRHLSKAPCFAVASPYLSDDETLTAAALSLKEQGADVVVLDCIGYHQYHRDFLQKLLEIPVLLSNVLVAKLAAELLV, encoded by the coding sequence ATGAAGCAGACACTGGTTACGCTTACCATTGGTCAGTCTCCACGCAGCGATATTCTGCCGCTGCTGCTGGAGCATATGCCGGAACAGCAGATCGCGCACGCCGGATTACTGGACGGGCTGACGGCTGCCGAAGTTGAGCAGCAGTTCGCGCCGCAGGCTGATGAAAAGGTTCTGGTTTCGCGTTTGCAGGATGGTTCGCAGGCGCGTCTGTCGGCGGCGAAAGTCGAGATCGCCCTGCAGAACAAGATTCTGGCGCTCGAGGAGCAGGGTTACGACATTATCCTGTTACTCTGCACCGGTGAGTTCGGCCAGCTGCGCGCCAATAACGCACTGCTGCTGGAGCCGGATCGCATTATTCCGCCACTGATTAAATCGATTGTCGACAGCCATCAGGTGGGGATTGTGGTGCCGGTGCAGGAGCAGATCCGTGAGCAGGCGAGTAAATGGCGCCACCTCAGCAAAGCGCCATGCTTTGCCGTCGCCAGTCCTTACCTCAGTGATGATGAAACCCTTACAGCCGCCGCGCTGTCGTTGAAAGAGCAGGGGGCGGATGTGGTGGTACTGGATTGTATTGGTTATCACCAGTATCACCGTGATTTCCTGCAAAAATTGCTGGAAATTCCGGTGCTGTTGTCGAATGTGCTGGTGGCGAAACTGGCTGCTGAACTGCTGGTGTAA
- the ppnP gene encoding pyrimidine/purine nucleoside phosphorylase, with product MLNVSEYFDGKVKSIGFTSASTGRASVGVMAEGEYNFGTAQAEEMTVVSGSLKVLLPGETEWKLYQAGAVFNVPEHSEFHLQVAEPTSYLCRYL from the coding sequence ATGCTCAACGTTAGTGAGTACTTTGACGGAAAAGTGAAATCCATTGGTTTCACCAGTGCCAGCACCGGACGCGCGAGCGTTGGCGTGATGGCGGAAGGTGAATATAACTTTGGCACAGCCCAGGCGGAAGAGATGACAGTGGTCAGTGGTTCACTGAAAGTTCTGCTGCCAGGTGAAACCGAGTGGAAACTCTATCAGGCGGGGGCGGTATTTAACGTTCCTGAGCACAGCGAATTCCATCTGCAGGTTGCCGAACCGACCTCCTATCTGTGCCGCTACCTGTAA
- a CDS encoding helix-turn-helix domain-containing protein — MKGINSKDWHRADILAAVRKKKKSLSALSREHGLSSSTLHNALIKPWPRGENIIATTIGLLPAEIWPGRYIKKKNSAKIGY, encoded by the coding sequence ATGAAGGGAATCAATTCAAAAGACTGGCATCGGGCCGATATTCTTGCAGCGGTAAGGAAAAAGAAAAAATCACTCTCAGCCCTTTCCAGAGAGCATGGTCTTTCATCATCCACCTTACATAATGCATTAATAAAACCCTGGCCTCGGGGTGAAAATATCATCGCGACAACAATCGGGTTGTTGCCAGCTGAGATATGGCCAGGTCGTTATATAAAAAAGAAAAACAGCGCAAAGATAGGATATTAA
- a CDS encoding helix-turn-helix domain-containing protein produces MNVSGSQRKENIINNITYIMRSRGETKASLASRTGVTRATIYKILEGKVNNIQRSTVTRIADFFGVACEVIENYDLECIELIEKTLSPEGDKNPAAIPIIPQGEFLGCLEKRVGYLVTRYPLTWYFGDVSNMVALKVESNIKNVFYPGDILIIKRKVYPSDMQLALFYSKDEGFYLSYDQEISRFMYKTDEYLLGTVIEERV; encoded by the coding sequence ATGAATGTGTCGGGTTCGCAGAGAAAAGAAAATATTATCAATAATATAACATATATTATGAGAAGTCGCGGAGAAACTAAAGCATCTCTCGCTTCTCGCACAGGGGTTACACGCGCAACAATATATAAGATCCTTGAGGGTAAAGTTAATAATATTCAAAGGTCAACTGTGACCCGGATAGCTGACTTTTTCGGTGTTGCGTGTGAAGTTATTGAAAATTATGATCTCGAGTGCATTGAACTTATTGAAAAAACGTTATCACCTGAAGGCGATAAAAATCCTGCGGCAATTCCCATTATTCCTCAGGGAGAGTTTTTGGGCTGTCTCGAAAAAAGAGTTGGCTATCTCGTTACCCGATATCCGTTAACATGGTATTTTGGCGACGTATCAAATATGGTTGCCTTAAAAGTAGAATCCAATATAAAAAATGTTTTCTATCCGGGAGATATTCTTATTATTAAGCGTAAGGTCTATCCTTCTGATATGCAGCTTGCGCTCTTTTATTCAAAAGACGAAGGGTTTTATCTAAGTTATGATCAGGAAATCTCTCGGTTTATGTATAAGACTGATGAATATCTACTTGGTACTGTTATTGAAGAGCGGGTATGA
- a CDS encoding queuosine precursor transporter encodes MEHNTKYKLLGFERSDVIKANIMVLATGKYIKIGLPDLESSEITNDLNRDEIKALYRRMYGNENTVTSYELGDRHERSWYAYLIISIAMTVIYILCTISGVKPIHIPLVNFVVPPAIFFYPLTFIFVDILNEFFGLRMARRTILISFVANVLFVAGLWATSLLPGLAEWELNESYSAFVTSIVAVLFASSCAYLVSENINSLLLCKIKELTNSRYLFIRVITSTVIASAIDSVIFCTLAFYNVLSIETIKTMIMSQFIIKLAYAIIGVGPIYATRELFRRYINAENKKECV; translated from the coding sequence ATGGAACACAATACCAAATATAAACTACTTGGCTTTGAACGTTCAGATGTTATTAAAGCTAATATTATGGTTCTTGCAACTGGAAAATATATTAAGATTGGTTTGCCAGATCTTGAAAGTAGCGAAATAACTAATGATTTAAATAGAGATGAAATTAAAGCGCTTTATCGAAGAATGTATGGCAATGAAAATACTGTGACATCTTATGAACTAGGTGACAGGCATGAACGATCCTGGTATGCTTATCTCATTATCAGTATAGCTATGACAGTGATATATATTCTTTGCACTATTAGCGGCGTAAAGCCCATTCATATTCCTCTGGTTAACTTTGTTGTCCCACCAGCGATATTTTTCTATCCTCTCACTTTTATTTTTGTTGATATTCTTAACGAATTTTTCGGCTTAAGAATGGCAAGAAGAACAATACTTATTTCATTTGTCGCAAATGTTTTATTTGTTGCAGGCTTGTGGGCAACAAGCCTGCTTCCTGGCCTGGCTGAGTGGGAGCTGAATGAATCATATAGTGCCTTTGTAACAAGCATTGTTGCTGTGCTTTTTGCTTCTTCTTGTGCCTATCTGGTATCGGAAAATATTAACTCATTATTACTTTGTAAAATAAAAGAACTGACAAACTCCAGATACCTTTTTATAAGAGTGATCACCAGTACCGTTATCGCGTCGGCGATAGATAGTGTTATTTTTTGTACATTAGCTTTTTATAATGTGCTGAGTATAGAGACGATAAAAACCATGATAATGTCACAGTTCATCATTAAATTAGCTTATGCAATTATTGGCGTGGGACCAATCTACGCCACTCGTGAACTATTCAGAAGATATATTAACGCAGAAAACAAAAAGGAATGTGTATGA
- the queF gene encoding NADPH-dependent 7-cyano-7-deazaguanine reductase QueF (Catalyzes the NADPH-dependent reduction of 7-cyano-7-deazaguanine (preQ0) to 7-aminomethyl-7-deazaguanine (preQ1) in queuosine biosynthesis): protein MCMSIGNGITLLGKNTNYIQNYSPDLLESLPRAYAREEIKIQSGNLPFSGFDLWTGFELSWLNNKGKPVVAIADFFIPATSRNIIESKSFKLYLNSFNQTRFATTEQVAESLRQDLSLSAVGEVKVNIYPHLTDYPAASNSLPGECIDQLDIEIGDYTFKPEHLIGSTFDKIVFETLSSNLLKSNCLVTNQPDWGSVVIRYEGQQIDREKLLRYIISFRMHNEFHEQCVERIFNDINYYCRPEKLSVFARYTRRGGLDINPFRSNFEERPAAPRLIRQ from the coding sequence ATGTGTATGAGCATAGGTAATGGAATAACGTTGCTGGGAAAAAACACAAATTATATCCAGAACTACTCGCCCGATTTACTTGAATCGCTTCCACGGGCTTATGCCAGGGAGGAAATAAAGATTCAGTCAGGAAATTTACCTTTCTCCGGCTTTGATTTATGGACGGGATTCGAGCTTTCCTGGTTAAATAATAAGGGGAAACCTGTTGTTGCTATTGCGGATTTTTTCATCCCGGCAACAAGCAGAAATATCATTGAATCAAAGTCATTCAAACTCTACCTCAATAGTTTCAATCAAACAAGGTTCGCTACAACGGAGCAGGTTGCCGAATCGCTCAGGCAAGATCTTTCACTGTCTGCCGTTGGCGAGGTAAAGGTCAACATTTATCCTCACCTGACCGATTACCCGGCAGCTAGTAACTCGCTGCCTGGCGAGTGTATTGATCAACTTGATATCGAAATTGGCGATTATACCTTCAAACCAGAACATCTTATTGGTTCCACCTTTGATAAAATTGTTTTTGAAACACTCTCATCAAATTTACTCAAATCCAATTGTCTGGTGACCAATCAACCTGATTGGGGCAGTGTTGTTATCAGATATGAAGGGCAACAAATAGATCGAGAAAAGTTACTCCGATATATTATTTCATTTAGAATGCATAATGAGTTTCATGAGCAGTGTGTTGAACGTATATTTAACGATATTAATTACTATTGTCGTCCGGAGAAATTAAGCGTTTTTGCAAGATATACCCGCCGGGGGGGATTAGATATCAATCCGTTTCGCAGCAACTTTGAAGAAAGACCTGCCGCGCCACGTTTAATCAGACAATAA
- a CDS encoding MarR family winged helix-turn-helix transcriptional regulator encodes MTSRKPDAVDVILEQWRRERPDIDASPMGPMGRLKRCIMLLEPRIEAAFAPFGLTRWQFDMLATLRRAGTPFCLSPTALFSALMITSGTMTHRLKLLEASELIERLPNTDDARSMLVQLTEKGLALINRVVEVHVENEKRLLALIPPNTLEELDNALSQLMVALEENPAVSGKKQ; translated from the coding sequence ATGACTAGCCGAAAACCGGATGCAGTTGACGTAATTCTTGAACAGTGGCGACGGGAAAGGCCGGATATTGATGCCAGCCCGATGGGGCCAATGGGTCGTCTGAAACGCTGCATCATGCTGCTGGAACCGAGGATTGAAGCAGCCTTCGCTCCCTTTGGCCTGACGCGCTGGCAGTTCGATATGCTGGCCACCCTGCGCCGTGCCGGGACACCTTTTTGCCTGTCGCCCACGGCGCTGTTTTCCGCACTGATGATCACCTCCGGCACCATGACCCATCGTCTGAAGTTACTGGAAGCCAGCGAATTGATTGAACGGCTGCCCAATACCGACGATGCACGCAGTATGCTGGTGCAGCTGACGGAAAAAGGCTTAGCGCTGATCAATCGTGTGGTGGAAGTACATGTGGAAAACGAAAAGAGACTGCTGGCGTTAATTCCGCCGAATACTCTGGAGGAGCTGGATAATGCGCTATCGCAACTGATGGTGGCGCTGGAGGAGAATCCGGCGGTTAGCGGTAAAAAACAATAA
- the rdgC gene encoding recombination-associated protein RdgC, translating to MLWFKNLMVYRLNRDIPLSTDDMEKQLEAFSFSPCGSQDMAKTGWVSPMGSRSDALTHVNNGQILICARKEEKILPSPVIKQALEAKIDKLESEQQRKLKKTEKDSLKDEVLHSLLPRAFSRFSQTFLWIDTVNNLIMVDCASAKKAEDTLALLRKSMGSLPVVPLTLESPIELTLTEWVRSGDVPAGFALMDEAELKAILEDGGVIRCKKQDLVCDEIANHIEAGKLVTKLALDWQERIQLLLSDDGSLKRLKFADTLREQNDDIDREDFALRFDADFILMTSELAALVSNLVEALGGEAQR from the coding sequence ATGTTGTGGTTTAAAAATTTGATGGTTTATCGTCTGAATCGTGACATTCCGCTGTCGACGGACGATATGGAAAAACAACTCGAAGCGTTTTCCTTTAGTCCCTGCGGCAGCCAGGATATGGCAAAAACCGGTTGGGTTTCGCCAATGGGTTCGCGCAGCGATGCCCTGACCCATGTGAATAACGGCCAGATCCTGATTTGCGCACGTAAAGAAGAGAAGATCCTGCCATCGCCAGTGATTAAACAGGCGCTGGAAGCGAAGATCGATAAGCTGGAGAGCGAGCAGCAGCGCAAACTGAAAAAGACCGAAAAAGACTCGCTGAAAGATGAAGTGCTGCACAGCCTGCTGCCGCGCGCCTTCAGCCGTTTCAGCCAGACCTTTTTGTGGATTGATACGGTTAACAACCTGATTATGGTCGACTGCGCCAGCGCCAAGAAAGCCGAAGACACGCTGGCGCTGCTGCGCAAAAGCATGGGCTCACTGCCGGTGGTGCCGCTGACGCTGGAAAGCCCGATCGAACTGACGCTGACCGAGTGGGTGCGTTCCGGTGATGTCCCGGCCGGTTTTGCGCTAATGGATGAAGCCGAGCTGAAAGCGATCCTCGAAGATGGCGGCGTGATCCGTTGTAAGAAGCAGGATCTGGTGTGTGATGAGATTGCCAACCATATCGAAGCCGGCAAACTGGTCACCAAACTGGCGCTCGACTGGCAGGAACGTATTCAGCTGCTGCTGTCTGATGATGGTTCGCTGAAGCGTCTGAAATTTGCTGACACCCTGCGTGAGCAGAACGACGATATCGATCGCGAAGATTTCGCCCTGCGTTTCGACGCTGATTTTATCCTGATGACCAGCGAATTAGCCGCGTTGGTCAGTAACCTGGTGGAAGCACTGGGTGGTGAAGCTCAGCGTTAA
- the mak gene encoding fructokinase, translating to MRIGIDLGGTKTEVIALSNQGEELFRHRVPTPRDDYQKTVDAIVGLVTLAEEKTAQQGSVGIGIPGTLSPYSGKVKNANSTWLNGQPLDKDLSARLQREVRVANDANCLAVSEAVDGAAAGEATVFAVIIGTGCGAGVALNGQAHIGGNGNAGEWGHNPLPWMDEDELRYRLEVPCYCGKAGCIETFISGTGFATDYQRLSGQSRKGAEIIQLLEQQDPVAELAMSRYEQRLAKSLGQVINILDPDVIVMGGGMSNVARLYQTVPLLLKNWVFGGECETPVLQARHGDSSGVRGAAWLWPL from the coding sequence GTGCGTATAGGTATCGATTTAGGCGGCACCAAAACTGAGGTGATTGCGTTATCCAACCAGGGGGAAGAGCTGTTTCGCCACCGCGTGCCGACACCGCGTGACGACTATCAGAAAACCGTTGACGCTATTGTCGGACTGGTGACCCTCGCGGAAGAAAAAACCGCGCAGCAGGGCAGTGTCGGCATCGGTATTCCAGGAACGCTTTCGCCGTACAGCGGCAAGGTTAAAAATGCTAACTCCACCTGGCTGAATGGTCAGCCACTGGATAAAGATCTTTCGGCGCGACTACAGCGCGAAGTGCGGGTCGCCAATGATGCTAACTGTCTGGCGGTGTCCGAAGCGGTAGATGGCGCGGCGGCGGGCGAAGCGACGGTGTTTGCGGTGATTATTGGCACCGGCTGCGGCGCGGGCGTGGCGCTTAATGGCCAGGCGCATATCGGCGGCAACGGTAATGCGGGCGAGTGGGGCCATAATCCGCTGCCGTGGATGGATGAAGATGAACTGCGCTACCGTCTGGAAGTGCCCTGCTACTGCGGCAAAGCGGGCTGTATTGAGACCTTTATTTCCGGCACCGGTTTCGCCACCGATTATCAGCGCCTGAGCGGCCAGTCACGCAAGGGGGCGGAGATTATTCAGTTGCTGGAGCAGCAGGATCCGGTAGCTGAACTGGCGATGAGTCGCTATGAGCAGCGGCTGGCAAAATCGCTGGGACAGGTGATTAATATTCTTGATCCGGATGTGATTGTGATGGGCGGCGGGATGAGCAATGTTGCGCGTCTGTATCAGACGGTGCCGTTATTGCTGAAAAACTGGGTGTTTGGCGGTGAGTGTGAAACGCCGGTGTTGCAGGCGCGGCATGGTGATTCCAGTGGCGTACGCGGCGCGGCCTGGCTCTGGCCGTTATAG
- the eat gene encoding ethanolamine permease: MTSKLKPTLGTIHLWGIAVGLVISGEYFGWSYGWGVAGTLGFLITTALIATMYTCFIFSFTELTTAIPHAGGPFAYSRRAFGETGGLIAGMATLIEFVFAPPAIAMAIGAYLNVQFPELNPKYAAVGAYIVFMTLNILGVKLAAMFELCVTVLAVGELLVFMGVVAPGFSMANFVANGWSGGDSFGIPAVSGIFAAIPFAIWFFLAIEGAAMAAEEAKDPKRTIPKAYISGILTLVVLAIGVMLLAGGAGDWRTLSNINDPLPQAMKMIVGENSGWMHMLVWIGLFGLVASFHGIILGYSRQFFALSRAGYLPPALAKLSRFQTPHRAIIAGGLIGIAAIFSDSWINLQGMTLTAAMITMAVFGAIVMYLMSMLSLFRLRRTEPQMARSFRAPGYPIVPAIALVLAVVCLIAMLWFNPLIGGIFIAMMAAGYIYFLMTKAQRDNAPADAMLSGVE, encoded by the coding sequence GTGACAAGTAAGCTCAAGCCCACACTGGGCACGATACATCTGTGGGGCATCGCGGTAGGTCTGGTCATTTCCGGCGAATACTTCGGCTGGAGTTACGGCTGGGGCGTAGCGGGTACCCTGGGTTTTCTGATCACCACCGCCCTGATCGCCACCATGTACACCTGCTTTATCTTCAGCTTTACCGAACTGACCACCGCCATTCCGCATGCCGGTGGTCCTTTTGCTTACAGCCGTCGCGCCTTTGGCGAAACCGGTGGTCTGATTGCCGGTATGGCAACCCTGATTGAATTCGTCTTTGCTCCACCGGCGATTGCGATGGCGATTGGCGCCTATCTGAATGTGCAGTTCCCGGAGCTGAATCCGAAATATGCCGCCGTTGGCGCCTATATCGTGTTTATGACGCTGAATATTCTCGGCGTAAAACTGGCGGCGATGTTTGAACTCTGCGTCACGGTGCTGGCTGTAGGTGAACTGCTGGTGTTTATGGGCGTGGTGGCGCCAGGCTTTAGTATGGCTAACTTTGTCGCCAACGGCTGGTCAGGCGGCGATAGTTTCGGTATACCTGCGGTGTCCGGTATCTTTGCCGCCATCCCGTTTGCCATCTGGTTCTTCCTGGCCATTGAAGGCGCAGCGATGGCCGCCGAAGAGGCGAAAGATCCCAAACGCACGATCCCGAAAGCCTATATCAGCGGCATTCTGACGCTGGTGGTGCTGGCGATTGGCGTGATGTTGCTGGCGGGCGGCGCGGGCGACTGGCGCACGCTGTCGAATATTAACGATCCGCTGCCGCAGGCGATGAAAATGATTGTCGGCGAAAACTCTGGCTGGATGCATATGCTGGTGTGGATTGGCCTGTTCGGTCTGGTGGCCAGCTTCCACGGCATTATTCTCGGCTATTCACGCCAGTTCTTCGCCCTGTCGCGCGCCGGTTATCTGCCGCCAGCGCTGGCAAAACTCTCCCGCTTCCAGACGCCGCATCGGGCGATTATTGCCGGTGGACTGATTGGCATCGCGGCAATCTTTAGCGACAGCTGGATTAATCTGCAGGGAATGACGCTGACGGCGGCGATGATCACCATGGCGGTATTTGGCGCCATTGTGATGTATCTGATGAGTATGCTGAGCCTGTTCCGTCTGCGTCGTACTGAACCGCAGATGGCGCGCAGCTTCCGCGCACCGGGCTATCCGATTGTCCCGGCAATCGCGCTGGTATTGGCGGTAGTCTGTCTGATTGCGATGCTGTGGTTTAACCCATTAATCGGCGGGATTTTTATCGCAATGATGGCGGCCGGTTATATTTACTTCCTGATGACCAAAGCGCAGCGCGACAACGCGCCAGCGGATGCGATGCTGTCCGGCGTCGAGTAA
- a CDS encoding phosphotransferase enzyme family protein has translation MSAKQYDTLDNTALTALAHAALAQYPAALHGELSLLCRSENATFLLVANGQRYALRLHRGDYHQKADIESELHWLNALRDTGIVVPQAVLNRQGEAVQTLKLPDGGERYVVLFHWIEGEMPTTDVDPRAFRQLGHITARLHQHSRQWQRPAGFQRIIWDHRTMVSADSHWGHWQDAPNLQIADRAIVGQAITRIGDELADYGKGADRYGLIHADLRLTNLLLHKGETRVIDFDDCGFGWYLHDLAAAISFVEHHPRAAEWVDHWIHGYEQVAHISDADMALVPTLLIQRRIQLLAWAGSHAETEMAQSLGPQWADHSVRLCRRYLETTQLPVGA, from the coding sequence ATGAGTGCCAAACAATATGACACCCTTGATAACACTGCGCTGACCGCGCTGGCGCACGCTGCCCTCGCACAATACCCTGCGGCGCTGCATGGCGAACTGAGCCTGCTGTGTCGATCCGAAAACGCCACTTTTCTGCTGGTGGCCAATGGTCAGCGCTATGCCCTGCGCCTGCATCGCGGTGATTACCATCAGAAAGCGGATATCGAAAGTGAGCTGCACTGGCTGAATGCCCTGCGTGATACCGGCATTGTGGTGCCGCAAGCGGTGCTAAACCGTCAGGGCGAAGCGGTGCAGACCCTGAAGCTGCCGGATGGCGGTGAGCGCTATGTGGTGCTGTTTCACTGGATCGAAGGCGAAATGCCGACCACCGATGTCGATCCGCGCGCCTTCCGCCAGCTGGGCCATATCACCGCCCGCCTGCATCAGCACAGCCGCCAGTGGCAGCGCCCGGCGGGCTTTCAGCGCATTATCTGGGATCACCGCACCATGGTCAGTGCGGACAGTCACTGGGGCCACTGGCAGGATGCCCCTAATCTGCAAATCGCCGATCGCGCCATTGTCGGCCAGGCGATTACACGGATTGGTGATGAGCTGGCGGATTATGGCAAAGGCGCCGATCGCTACGGCCTGATCCATGCCGATCTGCGTCTGACCAATCTGCTGCTGCACAAGGGCGAAACGCGGGTGATCGATTTTGACGACTGTGGCTTCGGCTGGTATCTGCACGATCTGGCCGCCGCCATTAGCTTTGTTGAGCACCATCCGCGTGCTGCCGAGTGGGTGGATCACTGGATCCATGGCTACGAGCAAGTGGCGCATATTTCCGATGCCGATATGGCGCTGGTGCCCACCTTACTGATCCAGCGGCGTATTCAGCTGCTGGCATGGGCCGGTTCCCATGCCGAGACGGAAATGGCGCAAAGTCTTGGTCCGCAGTGGGCCGATCATTCGGTGCGTCTGTGTCGCCGCTATCTGGAAACCACGCAGCTGCCGGTTGGCGCCTGA
- a CDS encoding AraC family transcriptional regulator, whose protein sequence is MTRQPEMAGVLAAGFASNRGVLAAAASGLGDFICDKGGDVDRIFGVSGIDPELLASPTLSLGLINYCRVLEEAARSSGFDNFGLHYGKQFKPQSLGLIGYVGLCSANLEQALQNVVSAFPFHQHDTLTRLVDRGDCWRFDYQVRHGAILCRRQDAELTLGMIMNLIRHVTGKSWSPREVHFEHPRPEQWHEHCKVFDAPVYFDQPFNSLVIPKRDLARAMPDSDPILLTVMQDAIRRLNCSAPLQNIVDQARSQVHLALLQGEPVLDDVAEKMGLSSWSLQRRLRDEGLSFTALVDKVRCEMATHYLQQKQLPISEMALLLGYSEVSAFSRAFRRWFGISPRQWRQDELAG, encoded by the coding sequence ATGACAAGACAACCCGAGATGGCTGGCGTGCTGGCCGCCGGGTTTGCCAGTAACCGCGGTGTGCTGGCGGCAGCGGCCAGTGGGTTAGGGGATTTTATCTGTGATAAGGGCGGCGATGTCGATCGCATTTTCGGCGTCAGCGGCATCGATCCGGAACTGCTGGCCAGCCCGACGCTCAGTCTTGGGCTGATCAACTACTGTCGGGTGCTGGAAGAAGCGGCGCGATCCTCAGGTTTTGATAACTTCGGTTTGCACTACGGCAAGCAGTTTAAACCACAGTCATTAGGTCTGATTGGTTATGTTGGCCTCTGTTCGGCGAATCTTGAGCAGGCGCTACAGAATGTGGTCAGTGCTTTTCCCTTTCATCAGCACGACACCCTGACGCGGCTGGTTGACAGGGGCGATTGCTGGCGCTTTGACTATCAGGTCAGGCATGGCGCGATTCTCTGTCGCCGTCAGGATGCAGAGCTGACGCTGGGGATGATTATGAATCTGATCCGTCATGTCACCGGCAAAAGCTGGTCACCGCGTGAAGTGCATTTTGAACATCCGCGCCCGGAGCAGTGGCATGAGCACTGTAAGGTGTTTGATGCGCCGGTTTATTTTGATCAGCCGTTTAATTCGCTGGTGATCCCGAAACGCGATCTGGCGCGTGCGATGCCGGACAGCGATCCGATCCTGCTTACCGTAATGCAGGATGCGATCCGCCGTCTTAACTGTAGCGCGCCGCTGCAGAATATTGTCGATCAGGCGCGATCGCAGGTGCATCTGGCGTTGTTGCAGGGCGAGCCGGTACTGGATGACGTGGCGGAAAAAATGGGGCTGTCGAGCTGGTCACTGCAACGCCGCCTGCGTGATGAAGGGCTGAGTTTTACCGCACTGGTGGATAAAGTGCGCTGTGAAATGGCCACGCACTATCTGCAACAAAAACAGCTGCCGATTTCGGAAATGGCGCTGCTGCTGGGTTATTCGGAAGTCAGCGCCTTTTCGCGCGCCTTCCGCCGCTGGTTCGGCATCAGTCCGCGCCAGTGGCGTCAGGATGAGCTGGCCGGTTAA